The proteins below are encoded in one region of Oncorhynchus tshawytscha isolate Ot180627B linkage group LG04, Otsh_v2.0, whole genome shotgun sequence:
- the LOC112248186 gene encoding major facilitator superfamily domain-containing protein 3-like → MNDKLVFLGLLYFVQGIPYGLQSLLLPVYLRGAGHSLTHIGLTKILYFPWVLKVLWAPLVDRVGTKRRWLVATVSGLALTCLSSAALAPEAHIWGVVGTLLAMNALASIQDITVDGAAVGLLKGRSELGLGNVAQVVGYKAGSVFAGGGLLAVIDVAGWGPMFMLLAFVYFGVALFVLGAPVLDNELLRGQAEGRKGVQSDAVHPWRVWRKLLSVPGTPWTMIYVLTYKLGEQGAVTMFPLFLLDHHMTARELGFWNGMIAMCFSICGSSLGGLLLSQFSIGSLMRRVFVMRTVSMVFQSSLLTVLEPSPLMKGMAVLSLSIQHFLGGLITTLTFTTMMHCTQRAEESVQATHYSFLSTLEVLGKLMFGALAGGLVDWVGFPTAFLLFLVLSAGTALHIWKATDTGALREQPK, encoded by the exons ATGAATGACAAGCTGGTTTTTCTGGGCCTTCTGTACTTTGTGCAGGGGATCCCCTATGGTCTCCAGTCCTTGTTGCTCCCTGTCTACCTCCGTGGGGCGGGCCACTCCCTCACCCACATCGGCTTGACCAAAATCCTCTACTTCCCCTGGGTGCTCAAGGTCCTCTGGGCACCCCTGGTGGACCGTGTGGGCACCAAGCGGCGCTGGCTGGTGGCCACGGTCTCTGGCCTGGCGCTTACTTGTCTCTCCAGTGCCGCTCTGGCCCCGGAGGCCCACATCTGGGGAGTGGTGGGGACTCTGCTGGCCATGAACGCCCTGGCATCGATTCAGGACATCACAGTGGACGGGGCCGCTGTGGGACTGCTGAAGGGCCGTAGCGAGCTGGGCCTGGGCAACGTGGCTCAGGTGGTGGGCTACAAGGCCGGCTCGGTGTTCGCCGGGGGCGGGCTCCTGGCTGTGATTGACGTGGCCGGGTGGGGCCCTATGTTTATGCTGTTGGCCTTTGTGTACTTCGGGGTAGCACTGTTTGTGTTGGGGGCCCCCGTGCTGGACAATGAGCTGTTGAGGGGCCAggcagaggggaggaagggggtcCAGTCGGACGCTGTGCATCCCTGGAGGGTGTGGCGGAAGCTGCTGTCAGTACCTGGGACGCCCTGGACCATGATCTACGTTCTCACATACAAACTGG GTGAGCAGGGTGCGGTGACCatgttccctctcttccttttggACCATCACATGACAGCCCGGGAGCTGGGGTTCTGGAACGGCATGATCGCCATGTGCTTCTCAATCTGTGGCTCCTCCCTCGGTGGCCTGCTGCTCTCCCAGTTCAG TATTGGCTCTCTGATGAGGCGTGTGTTTGTGATGCGGACTGTCAGTATGGTGTTCCAGAGCTCCCTCCTGACCGTGCTGGAACCTTCCCCGCTCATGAAAG GTATGGCCGTGTTGAGTTTGAGCATTCAGCACTTCCTGGGAGGCCTCATCACAACGCTCACTTTCACAACCATGATGCACTGCACACAGAGAGCGGAGGAGAGTGTACAG GCCACCCACTACAGTTTCCTGTCCACTCTGGAGGTACTGGGGAAGCTGATGTTCGGTGCCCTGGCAGGGGGCCTGGTGGACTGGGTGGGTTTCCCCACTGCCTTCCTCCTTTTCCTGGTCCTCTCTGCCGGAACAGCCCTCCACATCTGGAAGGCCACAGACACAGGGGCCCTCAGGGAACAGCCCAAGTGA